From the genome of Chlorocebus sabaeus isolate Y175 chromosome 2, mChlSab1.0.hap1, whole genome shotgun sequence, one region includes:
- the ZHX3 gene encoding zinc fingers and homeoboxes protein 3 isoform X1 has translation MASKRKSTTPCMIPVKTVVVQDASMEAQPTETLPEGPQQDLPPEAPVASSEAAQNSSSTDGSTLANGHRSTLDGYLYSCKYCDFRSHDMTQFVGHMNSEHTDFNKDPTFVCSGCSFLAKSPEGLSLHNATCHSGEASFVWNVAKPDNHVVVEQSVPESTSTPDLSGEPSAEGADGQAEIIITKTPIMKIMKGKAEAKKIHTLKENVPSQPVGEALPKLSTGEMEVREGDHSFINGAVPVSQASASSAKNPHAANGPLIGTVPVLPAGIAQFLSLQQQPPVHTQHHAHQPLPTAKALPKVMIPLSSIPTYNAAMDSNSFLKNSFHKFPYPTKAELCYLTVVTKYPEEQLKIWFTAQRLKQGISWSPEEIEDARKKMFNTVIQSVPQPTITVLNTPLVASAGNVQHLIQAALPGHVVGQPEGTGGGLLVTQPLMANGLQATSSSLPLTVTSVPKQPGVAPINTVCSNTTSAVKVVNAAQSLLTACPSITSQAFLDASIYKNKKSHEQLSALKGSFCRNQFPGQSEVEHLTKVTGLSTREVRKWFSDRRYHCRNLKGSRVMMPGDHSSMIIDSVPEVSFSPSSKVPEVTCVPTTATLATHPSAKRQAWHQTPDFTPTKYKERAPEQLRALESSFAQNPLPLDEELDRLRSETKMTRREIDSWFSERRKKVNAEETKKAEENASQEEEEAVEDEGGEEDLASELRVSGENGSLEMPSSHILAERKVSPIKINLKNLRVTEANGRNEIPGLGACDPEDDGSNKLAEQLPGKVSCKKTAQQRHLLRQLFVQTQWPSNQDYDSIMAQTGLPRPEVVRWFGDSRYALKNGQLKWYEDYKRGNFPPGLLVIAPGNRELLQDYYITHKMLYEEDLQNLCDKTQMSSQQVKQWFAEKMGEETRAVADTGSEDQGPGTGELTAVHKGIGDTYSEVSENSESWEPSVPEASSERFDTSSPQAGRQLGSWSLSSQPLPSLLTL, from the exons ACTGAGACCTTGCCTGAAGGACCCCAGCAGGATCTGCCCCCAGAAGCACCTGTTGCCAGCAGTGAGGCAGCACAGAACTCCAGCAGTACTGATGGCTCTACACTGGCCAATGGGCATCGGAGCACTTTAGATGGCTATTTATATTCCTGTAAATACTGCGATTTCAGATCCCATGATATGACTCAATTTGTGGGACATATGAACTCAGAGCACACAGACTTTAATAAAGACCCAACTTTTGTATGCAGTGGGTGCAGTTTTCTGGCAAAAAGCCCTGAGGGGCTTTCCTTGCACAATGCCACGTGTCACTCCGGGGAAGCCAGCTTTGTGTGGAATGTGGCCAAGCCAGACAATCATGTGGTTGTGGAGCAGAGTGTCCCTGAGAGCACCAGCACTCCTGACTTATCGGGTGAGCCCAGTGCCGAAGGGGCCGATGGACAGGCAGAAATCATCATTACCAAAACTCCAATCATGAAGATAATGAAAGGCAAAGCTGAAGCCAAAAAAATTCATACACTCAAGGAGAATGTCCCTAGCCAGCCTGTGGGTGAGGCCTTACCAAAGCTGTCGACTGGAGAAATGGAGGTGAGAGAAGGGGACCATTCCTTCATCAATGGGGCAGTTCCAGTCAGCCAGGCATCTGCCAGCTCTGCAAAAAACCCCCATGCTGCCAACGGGCCCCTGATAGGAACAGTGCCAGTTTTGCCAGCTGGCATAGCACAGTTCCTCTCCCTCCAGCAGCAGCCCCCAGTGCATACCCAACACCATGCCCACCAGCCACTGCCCACAGCCAAGGCCCTTCCCAAAGTGATGATCCCCCTGAGCAGCATTCCAACGTACAATGCAGCCATGGACTCTAACAGCTTCCTGAAGAACTCCTTCCACAAGTTCCCCTACCCCACCAAAGCCGAGCTCTGCTATTTGACTGTGGTGACCAAGTATCCAGAAGAACAGCTCAAGATCTGGTTCACAGCCcaaaggctgaagcaggggatCAGCTGGTCCCCTGAGGAGATTGAGGATGCCCGGAAAAAGATGTTCAATACAGTCATCCAGTCTGTGCCTCAGCCCACAATTACGGTTCTAAATACCCCACTCGTCGCCAGTGCTGGCAATGTACAGCATCTCATCCAGGCCGCTCTCCCAGGTCATGTTGTGGGGCAGCCAGAGGGTACAGGAGGGGGACTTCTGGTCACTCAGCCATTGATGGCCAATGGGTTGCAAGCAACAAGTTCCTCTCTCCCCCTCACGGTAACATCTGTGCCCAAGCAGCCAGGTGTGGCACCCATTAACACTGTGTGTTCAAATACAACGTCAGCTGTGAAGGTGGTCAATGCGGCCCAGTCGCTCCTCACGGCCTGTCCCAGTATAACTTCCCAAGCCTTCCTTGATGCTAGCAtctacaaaaacaagaaatctcATGAACAGCTGTCAGCTCTGAAAGGGAGCTTCTGTCGGAACCAGTTCCCAGGGCAGAGCGAAGTCGAGCATCTCACCAAAGTGACGGGCCTCAGTACCAGAGAGGTACGGAAATGGTTCAGTGACCGTAGATACCACTGCCGGAACTTGAAGGGCTCCAGAGTGATGATGCCTGGAGATCACAGCTCCATGATCATTGACTCTGTACCAGAGGTGTCCTTCTCCCCATCATCCAAGGTCCCTGAGGTAACCTGCGTCCCGACAACAGCCACACTAGCAACCCACCCTTCTGCCAAACGACAAGCTTGGCACCAGACTCCTGACTTCACACCAACCAAATACAAGGAGAGAGCCCCTGAGCAGCTCAGAGCCCTGGAGAGCAGTTTTGCACAAAACCCCCTTCCTCTCGATGAGGAACTGGACCGCCTGAGAAGTGAAACCAAAATGACCCGACGAGAAATTGATAGCTGGTTTTCAGAGAGACGGAAAAAAGTGAATGCTGAGGAGACCAAGAAGGCCGAGGAGAATGCCtctcaggaggaagaggaggctgtTGAGGATGAGGGTGGAGAAGAGGATTTGGCCAGTGAGCTAAGGGTATCTGGTGAAAATGGCTCTCTGGAAATGCCCAGCAGTCATATCTTGGCAGAGCGCAAAGTCAGCCCCATTAAAATCAACCTGAAGAACCTGCGGGTCACTGAAGCCAATGGCAGGAATGAGATTCCAGGGCTGGGTGCCTGTGACCCTGAGGATGATGGGTCAAACAAACTGGCAGAGCAGCTCCCAGGCAAAGTGAGCTGCAAAAAGACTGCCCAGCAGCGGCACTTGCTGCGGCAGCTCTTTGTCCAGACACAGTGGCCGAGCAACCAGGACTATGACTCCATCATGGCCCAGACAGGTCTGCCGCGGCCGGAGGTGGTGCGCTGGTTTGGAGACAGCAGGTACGCACTGAAGAATGGCCAACTCAAGTGGTACGAAGACTATAAGCGAGGCAACTTTCCACCAGGTCTACTGGTAATTGCCCCTGGCAACCGGGAGCTCCTGCAGGACTATTACATAACACACAAGATGCTGTATGAAGAGGACCTGCAGAACCTCTGTGACAAGACTCAGATGAGCTCCCAGCAGGTCAAGCAGTGGTTTGCTGAGAAAATGGGGGAGGAGACCAGAGCCGTGGCAGACACAGGCAGTGAGGACCAGGGCCCTGGTACTGGTGAGCTCACAGCAGTTCACAAAGGGATAGGTGACACCTATTCAGAGGTGTCTGAGAACAGTGAATCGTGGGAGCCCAGTGTCCCTGAGGCCAGCTCAGAGCGCTTTGACACATCGAGTCCCCAGGCTGGACGTCAGCTCG GTTCCTGGTCACTGAGTTCCcagcctctcccttccctccttacCCTTTGA
- the ZHX3 gene encoding zinc fingers and homeoboxes protein 3 isoform X2 → MASKRKSTTPCMIPVKTVVVQDASMEAQPTETLPEGPQQDLPPEAPVASSEAAQNSSSTDGSTLANGHRSTLDGYLYSCKYCDFRSHDMTQFVGHMNSEHTDFNKDPTFVCSGCSFLAKSPEGLSLHNATCHSGEASFVWNVAKPDNHVVVEQSVPESTSTPDLSGEPSAEGADGQAEIIITKTPIMKIMKGKAEAKKIHTLKENVPSQPVGEALPKLSTGEMEVREGDHSFINGAVPVSQASASSAKNPHAANGPLIGTVPVLPAGIAQFLSLQQQPPVHTQHHAHQPLPTAKALPKVMIPLSSIPTYNAAMDSNSFLKNSFHKFPYPTKAELCYLTVVTKYPEEQLKIWFTAQRLKQGISWSPEEIEDARKKMFNTVIQSVPQPTITVLNTPLVASAGNVQHLIQAALPGHVVGQPEGTGGGLLVTQPLMANGLQATSSSLPLTVTSVPKQPGVAPINTVCSNTTSAVKVVNAAQSLLTACPSITSQAFLDASIYKNKKSHEQLSALKGSFCRNQFPGQSEVEHLTKVTGLSTREVRKWFSDRRYHCRNLKGSRVMMPGDHSSMIIDSVPEVSFSPSSKVPEVTCVPTTATLATHPSAKRQAWHQTPDFTPTKYKERAPEQLRALESSFAQNPLPLDEELDRLRSETKMTRREIDSWFSERRKKVNAEETKKAEENASQEEEEAVEDEGGEEDLASELRVSGENGSLEMPSSHILAERKVSPIKINLKNLRVTEANGRNEIPGLGACDPEDDGSNKLAEQLPGKVSCKKTAQQRHLLRQLFVQTQWPSNQDYDSIMAQTGLPRPEVVRWFGDSRYALKNGQLKWYEDYKRGNFPPGLLVIAPGNRELLQDYYITHKMLYEEDLQNLCDKTQMSSQQVKQWFAEKMGEETRAVADTGSEDQGPGTGELTAVHKGIGDTYSEVSENSESWEPSVPEASSERFDTSSPQAGRQLVNMEM, encoded by the exons ACTGAGACCTTGCCTGAAGGACCCCAGCAGGATCTGCCCCCAGAAGCACCTGTTGCCAGCAGTGAGGCAGCACAGAACTCCAGCAGTACTGATGGCTCTACACTGGCCAATGGGCATCGGAGCACTTTAGATGGCTATTTATATTCCTGTAAATACTGCGATTTCAGATCCCATGATATGACTCAATTTGTGGGACATATGAACTCAGAGCACACAGACTTTAATAAAGACCCAACTTTTGTATGCAGTGGGTGCAGTTTTCTGGCAAAAAGCCCTGAGGGGCTTTCCTTGCACAATGCCACGTGTCACTCCGGGGAAGCCAGCTTTGTGTGGAATGTGGCCAAGCCAGACAATCATGTGGTTGTGGAGCAGAGTGTCCCTGAGAGCACCAGCACTCCTGACTTATCGGGTGAGCCCAGTGCCGAAGGGGCCGATGGACAGGCAGAAATCATCATTACCAAAACTCCAATCATGAAGATAATGAAAGGCAAAGCTGAAGCCAAAAAAATTCATACACTCAAGGAGAATGTCCCTAGCCAGCCTGTGGGTGAGGCCTTACCAAAGCTGTCGACTGGAGAAATGGAGGTGAGAGAAGGGGACCATTCCTTCATCAATGGGGCAGTTCCAGTCAGCCAGGCATCTGCCAGCTCTGCAAAAAACCCCCATGCTGCCAACGGGCCCCTGATAGGAACAGTGCCAGTTTTGCCAGCTGGCATAGCACAGTTCCTCTCCCTCCAGCAGCAGCCCCCAGTGCATACCCAACACCATGCCCACCAGCCACTGCCCACAGCCAAGGCCCTTCCCAAAGTGATGATCCCCCTGAGCAGCATTCCAACGTACAATGCAGCCATGGACTCTAACAGCTTCCTGAAGAACTCCTTCCACAAGTTCCCCTACCCCACCAAAGCCGAGCTCTGCTATTTGACTGTGGTGACCAAGTATCCAGAAGAACAGCTCAAGATCTGGTTCACAGCCcaaaggctgaagcaggggatCAGCTGGTCCCCTGAGGAGATTGAGGATGCCCGGAAAAAGATGTTCAATACAGTCATCCAGTCTGTGCCTCAGCCCACAATTACGGTTCTAAATACCCCACTCGTCGCCAGTGCTGGCAATGTACAGCATCTCATCCAGGCCGCTCTCCCAGGTCATGTTGTGGGGCAGCCAGAGGGTACAGGAGGGGGACTTCTGGTCACTCAGCCATTGATGGCCAATGGGTTGCAAGCAACAAGTTCCTCTCTCCCCCTCACGGTAACATCTGTGCCCAAGCAGCCAGGTGTGGCACCCATTAACACTGTGTGTTCAAATACAACGTCAGCTGTGAAGGTGGTCAATGCGGCCCAGTCGCTCCTCACGGCCTGTCCCAGTATAACTTCCCAAGCCTTCCTTGATGCTAGCAtctacaaaaacaagaaatctcATGAACAGCTGTCAGCTCTGAAAGGGAGCTTCTGTCGGAACCAGTTCCCAGGGCAGAGCGAAGTCGAGCATCTCACCAAAGTGACGGGCCTCAGTACCAGAGAGGTACGGAAATGGTTCAGTGACCGTAGATACCACTGCCGGAACTTGAAGGGCTCCAGAGTGATGATGCCTGGAGATCACAGCTCCATGATCATTGACTCTGTACCAGAGGTGTCCTTCTCCCCATCATCCAAGGTCCCTGAGGTAACCTGCGTCCCGACAACAGCCACACTAGCAACCCACCCTTCTGCCAAACGACAAGCTTGGCACCAGACTCCTGACTTCACACCAACCAAATACAAGGAGAGAGCCCCTGAGCAGCTCAGAGCCCTGGAGAGCAGTTTTGCACAAAACCCCCTTCCTCTCGATGAGGAACTGGACCGCCTGAGAAGTGAAACCAAAATGACCCGACGAGAAATTGATAGCTGGTTTTCAGAGAGACGGAAAAAAGTGAATGCTGAGGAGACCAAGAAGGCCGAGGAGAATGCCtctcaggaggaagaggaggctgtTGAGGATGAGGGTGGAGAAGAGGATTTGGCCAGTGAGCTAAGGGTATCTGGTGAAAATGGCTCTCTGGAAATGCCCAGCAGTCATATCTTGGCAGAGCGCAAAGTCAGCCCCATTAAAATCAACCTGAAGAACCTGCGGGTCACTGAAGCCAATGGCAGGAATGAGATTCCAGGGCTGGGTGCCTGTGACCCTGAGGATGATGGGTCAAACAAACTGGCAGAGCAGCTCCCAGGCAAAGTGAGCTGCAAAAAGACTGCCCAGCAGCGGCACTTGCTGCGGCAGCTCTTTGTCCAGACACAGTGGCCGAGCAACCAGGACTATGACTCCATCATGGCCCAGACAGGTCTGCCGCGGCCGGAGGTGGTGCGCTGGTTTGGAGACAGCAGGTACGCACTGAAGAATGGCCAACTCAAGTGGTACGAAGACTATAAGCGAGGCAACTTTCCACCAGGTCTACTGGTAATTGCCCCTGGCAACCGGGAGCTCCTGCAGGACTATTACATAACACACAAGATGCTGTATGAAGAGGACCTGCAGAACCTCTGTGACAAGACTCAGATGAGCTCCCAGCAGGTCAAGCAGTGGTTTGCTGAGAAAATGGGGGAGGAGACCAGAGCCGTGGCAGACACAGGCAGTGAGGACCAGGGCCCTGGTACTGGTGAGCTCACAGCAGTTCACAAAGGGATAGGTGACACCTATTCAGAGGTGTCTGAGAACAGTGAATCGTGGGAGCCCAGTGTCCCTGAGGCCAGCTCAGAGCGCTTTGACACATCGAGTCCCCAGGCTGGACGTCAGCTCG tcaacATGGAAATGTGA
- the ZHX3 gene encoding zinc fingers and homeoboxes protein 3 isoform X3 produces the protein MASKRKSTTPCMIPVKTVVVQDASMEAQPTETLPEGPQQDLPPEAPVASSEAAQNSSSTDGSTLANGHRSTLDGYLYSCKYCDFRSHDMTQFVGHMNSEHTDFNKDPTFVCSGCSFLAKSPEGLSLHNATCHSGEASFVWNVAKPDNHVVVEQSVPESTSTPDLSGEPSAEGADGQAEIIITKTPIMKIMKGKAEAKKIHTLKENVPSQPVGEALPKLSTGEMEVREGDHSFINGAVPVSQASASSAKNPHAANGPLIGTVPVLPAGIAQFLSLQQQPPVHTQHHAHQPLPTAKALPKVMIPLSSIPTYNAAMDSNSFLKNSFHKFPYPTKAELCYLTVVTKYPEEQLKIWFTAQRLKQGISWSPEEIEDARKKMFNTVIQSVPQPTITVLNTPLVASAGNVQHLIQAALPGHVVGQPEGTGGGLLVTQPLMANGLQATSSSLPLTVTSVPKQPGVAPINTVCSNTTSAVKVVNAAQSLLTACPSITSQAFLDASIYKNKKSHEQLSALKGSFCRNQFPGQSEVEHLTKVTGLSTREVRKWFSDRRYHCRNLKGSRVMMPGDHSSMIIDSVPEVSFSPSSKVPEVTCVPTTATLATHPSAKRQAWHQTPDFTPTKYKERAPEQLRALESSFAQNPLPLDEELDRLRSETKMTRREIDSWFSERRKKVNAEETKKAEENASQEEEEAVEDEGGEEDLASELRVSGENGSLEMPSSHILAERKVSPIKINLKNLRVTEANGRNEIPGLGACDPEDDGSNKLAEQLPGKVSCKKTAQQRHLLRQLFVQTQWPSNQDYDSIMAQTGLPRPEVVRWFGDSRYALKNGQLKWYEDYKRGNFPPGLLVIAPGNRELLQDYYITHKMLYEEDLQNLCDKTQMSSQQVKQWFAEKMGEETRAVADTGSEDQGPGTGELTAVHKGIGDTYSEVSENSESWEPSVPEASSERFDTSSPQAGRQLETD, from the exons ACTGAGACCTTGCCTGAAGGACCCCAGCAGGATCTGCCCCCAGAAGCACCTGTTGCCAGCAGTGAGGCAGCACAGAACTCCAGCAGTACTGATGGCTCTACACTGGCCAATGGGCATCGGAGCACTTTAGATGGCTATTTATATTCCTGTAAATACTGCGATTTCAGATCCCATGATATGACTCAATTTGTGGGACATATGAACTCAGAGCACACAGACTTTAATAAAGACCCAACTTTTGTATGCAGTGGGTGCAGTTTTCTGGCAAAAAGCCCTGAGGGGCTTTCCTTGCACAATGCCACGTGTCACTCCGGGGAAGCCAGCTTTGTGTGGAATGTGGCCAAGCCAGACAATCATGTGGTTGTGGAGCAGAGTGTCCCTGAGAGCACCAGCACTCCTGACTTATCGGGTGAGCCCAGTGCCGAAGGGGCCGATGGACAGGCAGAAATCATCATTACCAAAACTCCAATCATGAAGATAATGAAAGGCAAAGCTGAAGCCAAAAAAATTCATACACTCAAGGAGAATGTCCCTAGCCAGCCTGTGGGTGAGGCCTTACCAAAGCTGTCGACTGGAGAAATGGAGGTGAGAGAAGGGGACCATTCCTTCATCAATGGGGCAGTTCCAGTCAGCCAGGCATCTGCCAGCTCTGCAAAAAACCCCCATGCTGCCAACGGGCCCCTGATAGGAACAGTGCCAGTTTTGCCAGCTGGCATAGCACAGTTCCTCTCCCTCCAGCAGCAGCCCCCAGTGCATACCCAACACCATGCCCACCAGCCACTGCCCACAGCCAAGGCCCTTCCCAAAGTGATGATCCCCCTGAGCAGCATTCCAACGTACAATGCAGCCATGGACTCTAACAGCTTCCTGAAGAACTCCTTCCACAAGTTCCCCTACCCCACCAAAGCCGAGCTCTGCTATTTGACTGTGGTGACCAAGTATCCAGAAGAACAGCTCAAGATCTGGTTCACAGCCcaaaggctgaagcaggggatCAGCTGGTCCCCTGAGGAGATTGAGGATGCCCGGAAAAAGATGTTCAATACAGTCATCCAGTCTGTGCCTCAGCCCACAATTACGGTTCTAAATACCCCACTCGTCGCCAGTGCTGGCAATGTACAGCATCTCATCCAGGCCGCTCTCCCAGGTCATGTTGTGGGGCAGCCAGAGGGTACAGGAGGGGGACTTCTGGTCACTCAGCCATTGATGGCCAATGGGTTGCAAGCAACAAGTTCCTCTCTCCCCCTCACGGTAACATCTGTGCCCAAGCAGCCAGGTGTGGCACCCATTAACACTGTGTGTTCAAATACAACGTCAGCTGTGAAGGTGGTCAATGCGGCCCAGTCGCTCCTCACGGCCTGTCCCAGTATAACTTCCCAAGCCTTCCTTGATGCTAGCAtctacaaaaacaagaaatctcATGAACAGCTGTCAGCTCTGAAAGGGAGCTTCTGTCGGAACCAGTTCCCAGGGCAGAGCGAAGTCGAGCATCTCACCAAAGTGACGGGCCTCAGTACCAGAGAGGTACGGAAATGGTTCAGTGACCGTAGATACCACTGCCGGAACTTGAAGGGCTCCAGAGTGATGATGCCTGGAGATCACAGCTCCATGATCATTGACTCTGTACCAGAGGTGTCCTTCTCCCCATCATCCAAGGTCCCTGAGGTAACCTGCGTCCCGACAACAGCCACACTAGCAACCCACCCTTCTGCCAAACGACAAGCTTGGCACCAGACTCCTGACTTCACACCAACCAAATACAAGGAGAGAGCCCCTGAGCAGCTCAGAGCCCTGGAGAGCAGTTTTGCACAAAACCCCCTTCCTCTCGATGAGGAACTGGACCGCCTGAGAAGTGAAACCAAAATGACCCGACGAGAAATTGATAGCTGGTTTTCAGAGAGACGGAAAAAAGTGAATGCTGAGGAGACCAAGAAGGCCGAGGAGAATGCCtctcaggaggaagaggaggctgtTGAGGATGAGGGTGGAGAAGAGGATTTGGCCAGTGAGCTAAGGGTATCTGGTGAAAATGGCTCTCTGGAAATGCCCAGCAGTCATATCTTGGCAGAGCGCAAAGTCAGCCCCATTAAAATCAACCTGAAGAACCTGCGGGTCACTGAAGCCAATGGCAGGAATGAGATTCCAGGGCTGGGTGCCTGTGACCCTGAGGATGATGGGTCAAACAAACTGGCAGAGCAGCTCCCAGGCAAAGTGAGCTGCAAAAAGACTGCCCAGCAGCGGCACTTGCTGCGGCAGCTCTTTGTCCAGACACAGTGGCCGAGCAACCAGGACTATGACTCCATCATGGCCCAGACAGGTCTGCCGCGGCCGGAGGTGGTGCGCTGGTTTGGAGACAGCAGGTACGCACTGAAGAATGGCCAACTCAAGTGGTACGAAGACTATAAGCGAGGCAACTTTCCACCAGGTCTACTGGTAATTGCCCCTGGCAACCGGGAGCTCCTGCAGGACTATTACATAACACACAAGATGCTGTATGAAGAGGACCTGCAGAACCTCTGTGACAAGACTCAGATGAGCTCCCAGCAGGTCAAGCAGTGGTTTGCTGAGAAAATGGGGGAGGAGACCAGAGCCGTGGCAGACACAGGCAGTGAGGACCAGGGCCCTGGTACTGGTGAGCTCACAGCAGTTCACAAAGGGATAGGTGACACCTATTCAGAGGTGTCTGAGAACAGTGAATCGTGGGAGCCCAGTGTCCCTGAGGCCAGCTCAGAGCGCTTTGACACATCGAGTCCCCAGGCTGGACGTCAGCTCG AAACAGACTGA